One genomic region from Salinicola endophyticus encodes:
- the ftsL gene encoding cell division protein FtsL yields MAVQGRRRPPLFGDWPFARRTGTRSIILILLIVALLASALAIISTSHLTRLQYARLQKLENQRDALQTEWGRLLLEESTWSSPARIEALASKRLDMRVPSVGDVKVITP; encoded by the coding sequence ATGGCCGTTCAAGGAAGACGCAGGCCCCCTCTCTTTGGGGACTGGCCATTCGCCCGCCGTACGGGTACCCGTTCGATCATCCTGATCCTGCTCATCGTCGCTCTCCTCGCCAGCGCGCTGGCGATCATCAGCACGTCCCACCTTACCCGGCTGCAGTACGCCCGGCTGCAGAAGCTCGAAAACCAGCGCGATGCGCTGCAGACCGAGTGGGGCCGCCTGCTGCTGGAGGAGAGCACCTGGTCATCGCCGGCGCGTATCGAGGCGCTCGCCAGCAAGCGCCTGGACATGCGCGTGCCGAGCGTGGGTGACGTCAAGGTCATTACCCCATGA
- a CDS encoding penicillin-binding protein 2 produces the protein MSATRRRTATPKSRAPGAPLGGGRYWFMLGVILVALAALVGRVVYLQVIDRSFLQDQGDARTLRVESIGAHRGMISDRNGDPLAISTPVVTLWANPQELPTDPIQLTLLAQALKLDPQELRDRVGRYAQKEFMYLRRQLTPAQAQPAIDLQMSGVYARDEYKRYYPSGEVAAQLVGVTNVDDRGQEGLELAYNRYLTGEPGKRRVLQDRKGRLVRDLHLIKDARPGGDLKLSIDLRLQYMAYRELAAGVRENDADGGSLVMLDAHTGEVLAMANLPSYNPNNRSDVDVRGLRNQAITDAIEPGSVMKPLAMSAALASGEYTPQSVIDTSPGWMVVDGYTIRDFRNYGKLTPAGILLHSSNIGMAHIALSLPKDTIWNRYRQLGLGQSPGTGFPGENSGSLPSLTNLPRSAQAAMAYGYGIAVTPLQLASAYTAIANDGKRLHPSLLKLSGEPESDQVMTPKVAHELLEMMEQIVKPNAGGHLAMVPGYQIAGKTGTVRKVTSTGYQKTAYRGLFAGIAPATNPRIVTVVMIDNPKKGDYYGGLVAAPVFSRVVGSALRLLDVPPDQPEEETAP, from the coding sequence ATGAGCGCCACGCGCCGACGCACCGCCACACCCAAGTCGCGTGCCCCCGGCGCGCCGCTGGGGGGCGGGCGCTACTGGTTCATGCTGGGCGTCATTCTGGTTGCGCTCGCCGCGCTGGTGGGGCGGGTGGTCTATCTGCAGGTGATCGACCGCAGCTTCCTGCAGGACCAGGGTGATGCACGGACCCTGCGGGTAGAGTCGATTGGTGCCCACCGCGGCATGATCAGCGATCGCAACGGCGATCCGCTGGCGATCTCGACGCCGGTGGTCACGCTGTGGGCCAACCCGCAGGAGTTGCCCACGGATCCGATCCAGCTCACCCTGCTGGCCCAGGCGCTCAAGCTCGATCCGCAGGAGCTGCGCGATCGCGTCGGCCGCTATGCCCAGAAGGAGTTCATGTATCTGCGGCGTCAGCTCACCCCGGCGCAGGCGCAGCCGGCGATCGACCTGCAGATGTCCGGGGTCTACGCCCGTGACGAGTACAAGCGCTACTACCCGTCGGGCGAGGTGGCGGCGCAGCTGGTCGGGGTGACCAATGTCGACGACCGCGGCCAGGAGGGGCTCGAACTCGCCTACAACCGCTATCTGACCGGCGAGCCGGGCAAGCGTCGCGTGCTGCAGGACCGCAAGGGCCGGCTGGTGCGTGACCTGCACCTGATCAAGGACGCCCGACCCGGCGGTGACCTCAAGCTGTCGATCGACCTGCGTCTGCAGTACATGGCCTACCGCGAGCTGGCGGCCGGGGTGCGTGAGAACGACGCCGACGGCGGCTCGCTGGTGATGCTCGACGCCCACACCGGCGAGGTGCTGGCGATGGCCAACTTGCCCTCCTACAACCCCAACAACCGCTCCGACGTCGACGTGCGCGGGCTGCGCAACCAGGCGATCACCGATGCCATCGAGCCGGGCTCGGTGATGAAGCCGCTGGCGATGTCGGCGGCGCTGGCCTCCGGCGAGTACACCCCGCAGAGTGTCATCGATACCTCGCCGGGCTGGATGGTGGTGGACGGTTACACCATTCGCGACTTCCGCAATTACGGCAAGCTCACGCCGGCGGGCATTTTGCTGCACTCCTCCAACATCGGCATGGCGCATATCGCGCTGTCGCTGCCCAAGGACACCATCTGGAATCGCTATCGCCAGCTCGGTCTGGGGCAGTCGCCGGGCACCGGCTTCCCGGGCGAGAACAGCGGCAGCCTGCCGTCGCTGACCAATCTGCCGCGCAGCGCCCAGGCAGCGATGGCCTACGGCTACGGGATCGCGGTCACGCCGCTGCAGCTGGCCAGCGCCTACACCGCGATCGCCAATGACGGCAAGCGTCTGCATCCCTCGCTGCTCAAGCTCAGCGGCGAGCCGGAGAGCGACCAGGTGATGACTCCCAAGGTGGCGCATGAGCTGCTCGAGATGATGGAGCAGATCGTCAAGCCCAATGCCGGCGGCCATCTGGCAATGGTTCCCGGCTATCAGATCGCGGGCAAGACCGGTACGGTGCGCAAGGTCACGAGCACCGGCTATCAGAAGACCGCCTACCGTGGGCTGTTCGCCGGTATCGCTCCGGCCACCAATCCGCGCATCGTCACCGTGGTGATGATCGACAATCCCAAGAAAGGCGACTATTACGGCGGGCTGGTTGCCGCGCCGGTGTTCAGCCGTGTGGTCGGCAGCGCCCTGCGCCTGCTCGACGTACCGCCGGACCAGCCCGAGGAGGAGACGGCCCCATGA
- a CDS encoding penicillin-binding protein activator: MRYALRRLLLPAMAALILAGCAGPGMMPGSSGPDAQTLLDQARSQSGQQAATTRLQAAEILARQGDTRQALQIVSQVDGAQLDPALRVRWALVMSDAGLAEKDGWSVVRATDILDSGIAIPSADAQTLRYRRGIALDMIGEPEAAADLLIGLQRDNAPYELNDEIWKPLSRLSPAGLDKLAASSNDTITQGWVDLARLYRSASGDVAGLFDRLDQWRSRYPDHPANRRLPQELSALHQVEGRDIDRVAVLLPESGPLANVAKAIRQGMQARLDDARAQGEKVPALTFIDSSQQDIDALYAQATLDGAQAVIGPLSKDTVNQLETHASVPLPTLALNYGEHARNQASGLFQYGLSAEDEARQVAQRAYLDGHRRAGIMVPDNEWGSRVLAAFRDRWQRDGGEIASVVSYPPSGSVTQAVSQMLKKGPSKPDMLFLLALPSYARQVPPTLDFYYASKLPVYATSQIYEGTPQPRADHDLNDVQFVDLPWMIPDAAAGGVDALPYATTYRQLATQDDPGLLKLNAMGVDALELARRLPLLQALPSTQVYGATGNLQARDDGRIQRTLPWAVFQAGVPQPLLASPGATLGDGGQQTPSDAGTSGSTPNASSATAAGGDIPGDPLGPAAGNTSDAAAD; encoded by the coding sequence ATGCGTTACGCCCTGCGGCGACTTCTCCTGCCGGCGATGGCAGCCTTGATCCTGGCCGGCTGCGCCGGACCCGGCATGATGCCGGGCAGCAGCGGGCCCGACGCCCAGACACTGCTCGACCAGGCCCGCAGCCAGAGCGGCCAGCAGGCCGCGACCACGCGCCTCCAGGCGGCGGAGATTCTAGCACGCCAGGGGGATACCCGGCAGGCGCTGCAGATCGTGAGCCAGGTCGACGGCGCCCAGCTCGACCCCGCCCTGCGCGTGCGCTGGGCGCTGGTGATGTCGGACGCCGGCCTTGCCGAGAAGGATGGCTGGAGCGTGGTCCGCGCCACCGACATCCTCGACAGCGGCATCGCTATCCCCAGCGCCGACGCCCAGACGCTGCGCTATCGCCGCGGCATCGCGCTGGACATGATCGGCGAACCCGAGGCCGCCGCCGACCTGCTCATCGGCCTGCAGCGCGACAACGCCCCGTATGAGCTCAACGACGAGATCTGGAAACCGTTGTCACGCCTGAGCCCGGCCGGTCTCGACAAACTCGCCGCCAGCAGCAACGACACTATCACCCAGGGCTGGGTGGACCTGGCGCGCCTCTACCGCAGCGCCAGCGGCGATGTCGCAGGCCTGTTCGACCGTCTCGACCAGTGGCGCAGCCGCTATCCCGACCACCCGGCCAATCGCCGCCTGCCGCAGGAGCTCAGCGCCCTGCACCAGGTCGAGGGTCGCGATATCGACCGCGTCGCCGTGTTGCTGCCCGAGAGCGGCCCCCTGGCCAATGTCGCCAAGGCGATCCGCCAGGGCATGCAGGCGCGCCTCGACGACGCCCGCGCCCAGGGCGAGAAGGTGCCCGCGCTCACCTTCATCGATTCGAGCCAGCAGGACATCGATGCGCTCTATGCCCAGGCCACCCTCGACGGCGCCCAGGCGGTGATCGGGCCACTGAGCAAGGACACGGTCAATCAGCTGGAGACACACGCCAGCGTGCCGCTGCCGACCCTGGCCCTGAACTACGGCGAGCACGCGCGCAACCAGGCTTCCGGGCTGTTCCAGTATGGCCTCTCCGCCGAGGACGAAGCACGCCAGGTGGCCCAGCGCGCCTATCTCGACGGCCACCGCCGTGCCGGCATCATGGTCCCCGACAACGAGTGGGGCTCACGGGTACTGGCGGCGTTCCGCGACCGCTGGCAGCGCGACGGCGGCGAGATCGCCTCGGTGGTCAGCTACCCCCCCTCGGGCTCGGTTACCCAGGCCGTCAGCCAGATGCTCAAGAAAGGCCCGTCGAAACCGGACATGCTGTTCCTGCTCGCCCTGCCCAGCTACGCCCGCCAGGTGCCGCCGACGCTCGACTTCTACTACGCCAGCAAGCTGCCGGTGTATGCCACCTCGCAGATCTACGAAGGCACGCCGCAGCCGCGCGCCGACCACGATCTCAACGACGTTCAGTTCGTCGATCTGCCTTGGATGATCCCCGACGCCGCCGCCGGCGGGGTCGACGCCCTGCCCTACGCCACCACCTACCGCCAGCTGGCGACCCAGGACGACCCCGGCCTGCTCAAGCTCAACGCCATGGGCGTGGACGCGCTGGAACTGGCGCGTCGGCTGCCGCTGCTGCAAGCCCTGCCCAGCACCCAGGTGTACGGCGCCACAGGCAACCTGCAGGCGCGTGACGACGGGCGCATCCAGCGCACCCTGCCCTGGGCCGTGTTCCAGGCCGGCGTCCCTCAGCCGCTGCTCGCCTCCCCCGGTGCGACCCTGGGCGATGGCGGCCAGCAGACGCCGAGCGACGCCGGCACCAGCGGCAGCACACCGAACGCCAGCAGCGCGACCGCCGCCGGCGGCGATATTCCCGGCGACCCGCTCGGCCCGGCCGCGGGCAACACAAGCGATGCCGCGGCAGACTGA
- a CDS encoding YraN family protein, whose translation MPRQTDARARGQAMEQAAARWLTTRGLTLVASNQHAKGGEIDLVMRDGDTLVFVEVRHRRRSDYGHPLETITAAKQRRLVRAARFYLQAQRLSCPCRFDVVGVTGSQPDLEFDWIRAAFDAY comes from the coding sequence ATGCCGCGGCAGACTGACGCCCGCGCCCGCGGGCAGGCGATGGAACAAGCCGCCGCCCGCTGGTTGACCACTCGCGGCCTCACGCTGGTGGCCAGCAACCAGCACGCCAAGGGCGGCGAGATCGACCTGGTGATGCGCGACGGCGACACCCTGGTGTTCGTCGAAGTGCGCCACCGCCGGCGGTCCGACTACGGCCACCCGCTGGAGACGATCACCGCCGCCAAGCAGCGCCGCCTCGTCCGCGCGGCGCGTTTTTATCTCCAGGCACAGCGGCTATCATGTCCGTGCCGCTTCGACGTCGTCGGCGTCACCGGCAGCCAGCCCGATCTCGAATTCGACTGGATTCGTGCCGCATTCGACGCATATTAA
- the rsmI gene encoding 16S rRNA (cytidine(1402)-2'-O)-methyltransferase, giving the protein MSETNEGVLYVVATPIGNLEDLSARAARVLGEVDRIAAEDTRHTQRLLRHLGIERPLVSLHEHNEAARAEWLRERLAAGERLALVSDAGTPLISDPGFVLVRELRRSGFRVVPVPGACALVAALSVAGLPTDRFLFEGFLPAKSAARRRQLEADAERTETRVFYESPHRIRDLLADLEATLGARRVVLARELTKTFETLLEGTPDELLARMAADPDQTRGEFVVMVAGAEPAERAADTAEGEALIAAMLAEGVGVKSAAAVATKVLGGRRKQWYQLALAQQSDAY; this is encoded by the coding sequence ATGAGCGAGACAAATGAAGGCGTATTGTACGTGGTCGCCACGCCGATTGGGAATCTCGAGGACTTGAGCGCCCGCGCCGCGCGGGTGCTGGGCGAGGTCGACCGGATCGCCGCCGAGGATACCCGGCACACTCAGCGCCTGCTGCGCCATCTGGGGATCGAGCGCCCACTGGTCTCGCTGCACGAGCACAACGAGGCCGCCCGTGCCGAGTGGCTGCGCGAGCGGCTGGCGGCGGGCGAACGGCTGGCGCTGGTCAGCGATGCTGGTACGCCGCTGATCTCCGATCCGGGGTTCGTGCTGGTGCGCGAGCTGCGCCGCAGTGGGTTCCGGGTGGTGCCGGTGCCCGGTGCCTGCGCGCTGGTGGCGGCCCTCAGCGTGGCCGGGCTGCCCACTGACCGCTTCCTGTTCGAGGGCTTTCTGCCGGCCAAGTCGGCGGCGCGCCGGCGCCAGCTGGAAGCGGATGCCGAGCGCACCGAGACGCGCGTCTTCTATGAGTCACCGCACCGGATTCGCGATCTGCTCGCCGATCTGGAAGCGACGCTGGGCGCGCGTCGGGTGGTGCTGGCGCGGGAGCTGACCAAGACCTTCGAGACACTGCTCGAGGGCACACCCGACGAGCTGCTGGCGCGCATGGCGGCGGACCCGGACCAGACCCGCGGCGAATTCGTGGTCATGGTGGCCGGAGCCGAGCCCGCCGAGCGCGCTGCGGACACCGCCGAGGGCGAGGCGCTGATCGCCGCGATGCTGGCCGAAGGCGTCGGCGTCAAGAGTGCGGCGGCGGTGGCGACGAAAGTGCTCGGTGGGCGTCGCAAGCAGTGGTATCAGCTGGCCCTGGCGCAGCAGTCCGACGCATATTGA
- the rsmH gene encoding 16S rRNA (cytosine(1402)-N(4))-methyltransferase RsmH — MLHRDKAPQAPDDGAAGSPDYRHTSVLLDGAVDALVRSPHGCYLDGTFGRGGHSRAILERLAPEGRLLAIDRDPAALAAAAAITDPRFQICPGVFAELDRHAADAGLAGRLDGVLLDVGVSSPQLDDPERGFSFLRDGPLDMRMDPDSGVGAAAWIAHSDEQEMARVFKTYGEERFAKRIARAIVAARREAPIARTQQLAEIVKAAHPAWEKGKHPATRVFQAIRIHLNDELGQLERALSAALETLAPGGRLVVISFHSLEDRLVKRFIRDQSRGDTHLPRGMPIREDQLNKRLKPVSKALRPGEREVDGNPRARSAVMRIAEKLA, encoded by the coding sequence ATGCTGCACCGCGACAAGGCTCCACAGGCACCCGACGATGGCGCGGCCGGCTCGCCGGACTACCGCCACACCAGTGTGCTGCTCGATGGCGCCGTCGATGCCCTGGTGCGCTCGCCGCACGGCTGCTACCTGGATGGTACCTTCGGGCGCGGCGGCCACTCGCGCGCGATTCTCGAGCGCCTGGCCCCCGAAGGGCGGCTGCTGGCGATCGACCGTGATCCCGCCGCGCTGGCCGCGGCCGCGGCGATCACCGATCCGCGCTTCCAGATCTGCCCCGGGGTCTTCGCCGAGCTGGATCGGCACGCCGCAGACGCAGGGCTGGCCGGCCGGCTCGATGGCGTGCTGCTCGACGTCGGCGTCTCCTCGCCGCAGCTCGACGACCCCGAGCGCGGTTTCAGCTTCCTGCGTGATGGCCCCCTCGACATGCGCATGGACCCCGACTCCGGGGTCGGTGCCGCCGCCTGGATCGCGCACAGCGACGAGCAGGAGATGGCGCGGGTGTTCAAGACCTACGGCGAGGAGCGCTTCGCCAAGCGTATCGCGCGGGCCATCGTCGCGGCGCGTCGCGAGGCCCCGATCGCGCGCACCCAGCAGCTGGCCGAGATCGTCAAGGCCGCGCACCCTGCCTGGGAGAAGGGCAAGCATCCGGCGACCCGGGTGTTCCAGGCGATCCGCATTCATCTCAACGACGAGCTGGGCCAGCTCGAGCGCGCGCTGAGCGCGGCGCTGGAGACCCTCGCCCCGGGCGGACGCCTGGTGGTGATCAGTTTTCACTCGCTCGAGGATCGGCTGGTCAAGCGCTTCATTCGCGATCAATCCCGCGGCGACACCCACTTGCCCCGCGGCATGCCGATACGCGAGGATCAGCTCAACAAGCGGCTCAAGCCGGTGAGCAAGGCACTGCGCCCCGGTGAGCGCGAAGTCGATGGCAATCCCCGTGCGCGCAGCGCGGTGATGCGCATCGCCGAGAAGTTGGCGTAA
- a CDS encoding phosphoheptose isomerase, which produces MDFQARILDHFNASIDTKTYASEVLPPFIEVASQMMVQCLVSEGKILACGNGGSAGDSQHFSSELLNRFERERPSLPALALTTDTSTLTSIANDYSYNDVFSKQIRALGQPGDILLAISTSGNSANVVQAIQAAHDREMSVVALTGRDGGDMASLLGQEDCEIRVPATSTARIQEVHLLVIHCLCDLIDQQLFGSNE; this is translated from the coding sequence ATGGACTTTCAAGCACGCATACTCGATCACTTCAACGCCAGCATCGACACCAAGACCTACGCCAGCGAGGTGCTTCCGCCCTTCATCGAGGTCGCCAGCCAGATGATGGTCCAGTGCCTGGTCAGCGAGGGCAAGATTCTGGCCTGCGGCAACGGCGGCAGCGCCGGCGACAGCCAGCACTTCTCCTCGGAGCTGCTCAACCGCTTCGAGCGCGAACGCCCCAGCCTGCCGGCCCTGGCTCTGACCACAGACACCTCGACGCTGACCTCGATCGCCAACGACTACAGCTACAACGACGTCTTCTCCAAGCAGATCCGGGCCCTGGGTCAGCCGGGCGACATCCTGCTCGCCATCTCCACCAGCGGCAACTCGGCCAACGTAGTGCAGGCGATCCAGGCCGCCCACGACCGCGAGATGAGCGTGGTCGCCCTGACCGGCCGCGACGGCGGCGACATGGCCTCACTGCTGGGCCAGGAGGATTGCGAGATCCGCGTGCCGGCGACTTCCACCGCGCGCATCCAGGAAGTCCATCTACTGGTCATCCACTGTCTATGCGACTTGATCGATCAACAACTTTTCGGCAGCAACGAGTGA